In Pyrus communis chromosome 11, drPyrComm1.1, whole genome shotgun sequence, the sequence TCATACCTCCATTGCCCGGTACAGTGTCGTGGATGCGGAGGCCATGAATAATCACGTTCTGCACGAACTGGAGTGTGATCCCAGCGCCATGAGCAATATGTACATTTGCCCCGCGTGCGTCAATTGTCTTGTGGCTTGTTACTATGAGCTCCTGGGTCAGCCTGATGACCATGCTGCGTGCAAATATGATCCACAAGGGTTGCTTTTGGATCACCGCGTGACGTAGGGTTCCGGGTTTAGGGTCTTGGATACTGTCGTCCGAAGGGTCGGTGACGATGTAGTAAGCCCCTTTCTTGCCTCCGCGTGTCTTGCGGCCGAAGCCTTTCACGCAGCTGGCCAGGTGCTTGCGGTTGTCAGCCCAGTTGGCCTGGCATCGCCAGCAGCGGTCGATCGGGTTTGTGGCCTTGCAAGGGCCCGTGTAACGTTTGCCTAACAGATGCCTCCCTGTGCTGTTGCCCGCAGCATGATCGTCGTCGTGGTCGTCCTCAATGATGGTCCTGCGTTACCATGCATGGTTGATTAAGGATATTGTTATTTGTACCTCTAACTAATTATCGTCTCGTTTTTAATAAATAGACGATATATGTACAACATGAACGTTAAAAACCCTACATTATCATCATGCATGATCACTTTCGAGCACTACTACTGATTACCAGTGCGTCGCCCTTCGTTTAAAAGAACATATTCAGATGAAATGATACAAACATTGGGAAGAAACGCAACAATATAGATTGATAAACAAAATTTGAAGAGAATAAAGGATAAAAATGTCGGATTTACGTACATTTCAACGCTTTCGTTGAAGTCCTCGGTTACTCGTTCCGGGTTGGGTTGGTAGGCCTTGAGAGCTGCCTTCTGAGCTTTCAGGGCTCGTTGCTGCCATACAGAGTCGAACTCAGCAATGTTGAGGGTGTCATTTTGTGTCTCAGCCTTCAAGTTTGGAACCAGCATGCAGAAAGATATCATAAGAAAGGCCAAATTGAGCTTCGACGCCATTGGTCCAAGTATatttttttgcccttttttttcgttttttttttttttttttaataattttttttagaacaaaGTTTCTAGAAATGGCAAGGTCTATGAGATCGAGCCCAGGTTTTAACCGGGATCAGATTCCAGCCCAGCTAGACCTTGCcagaaaaatattaattgaaaaaaagaaaaaaaaaagattccaAAGTATATTGCAATACTATTGTATTGCTTGTTTTTctcaatgaaaattttgaattttatagaGAAAACGTTGTCTAAATTTAGAACCGTAGAAGGTGGGAACCATCTTCTTCTTACGGTTGACAGTTTGCCCAAAATGTGAGGACAGGACTCAATGGAACATCCTATACCCCACTACATTTTCGTGGTGCTAGAGTTTTACATGATGAGAGAGATAAACAGTTTCATATACAGACAAAGAGTGAAAGTTTACGACCGTTTTGTTGAAGTTTTCCGTCGCATCCAGGTCATTTCTATTAGATTGCAGTTAGCTAACTGAAGTGGTACAATCAACCACAATCATGTACTTAATTAGCATATCCTTAATTAATCTCTTTCATGGGTTATAATTGATTATTAGTTATAGTTAACCATAATCTTCCCCACAATAAATACAACCTGTTTTGTTTCCTTGAAATTGTTCACTTCTTTAATAACTCATAAATATAACAGAAGAAAATAATACAGAATGAAATATTTTGACATATCGGTCTATAGTTTTGCATGATATTAAATTGCCACATAAtctattaaatttaaatttgatttttacatTTGACATTTTCGTTACAGATCCTCTTATGATGCATGTCATACTCCAAAACATGGTGGAGGGACCATTATTACAATTGGGCTAAAGTTGAGAGACTATtgctctaattgggttaaagttgagagaacattgctccaattgagttagaGTTAAGGGACCACTTCtttaattgggttaaaattgagggaaCATTGCTACagtttttcttatttggttTCCATATTTGTCTTTTGATTCAGCCTCACATCCATGgcacgtgactcattttgacagaagttctaacagagttgacgaaaatgaacATAGTTGCACGTTTAgatgagttgagggactaatagtcacaaaattttaattaatgaactattactccaattgagttaaaattaaaaaaccattGCTATGAGTTTCTCAAATAATTCCAATCTTCGTGTAGTACTAAACAAGAGATGTCATTGTCACATCCACTAATTTTGTTATGATAGGATCATCAcaaccattttatttttcaccacaaagaaaatgatgaataaactatataaaaaaaacctattatttattttcttggtAAATTATAGGAAAAAAGATAAAGTTCTTTGCTTtggggaaaagaaaaagaccaATTTGGTAAAATTCACCAGATCAAATTAGCTTGGCCGAAACTCCAAGTCTCACGGGTaaattcacaaaaaataaataaaatctagAAAATAGACGAATCAACGGTGAGGAAAGCGAGATCCGACGGCCACGATTTAAtcgaaaatgaaaaatagagtaaaaataaaaaactcgcCGAAAAGAAAGGTGAAATTGAAATCGGGTGAGTGAATTAGGGTATTTCGCCTCCCCCAATATATATCGCTCATTGCCCTTCGCCATTTCTCACTTCTGCTTCTCAGAGAGCTACAGAGACGCCCAAATCCCTTCTGGGTTCCATTTTTCGCCTTCAAATCCCAAATCTTTGCTGAGAAATGGTGGGACCTGGGCTTTACACCGACATCGGAAAGAAAGCTAGAGGTATAGCTATCCCTCCTTTTACATTAtcttatatatgtatgtatatgtgtgtatatatgtgtatgtataaaTTTGGTTGTAAAAATCTGAtgggtttttcttaaatttcattttttctaatgggtttttgttaaatttcagATCTTCTGTACAAGGATTACCGGAGCGACAAGAAGTTCACCATCACTACCTTCTCTCCCACTGGAGTGGTGAGctctttccctcttttttcTTGCTCTGAGATCTATATCTTTGCATTTGTGTATGTATATTCACTTGTTGAATCTTTAGGTTTTTGTTTCTTGATATGAGACATATAGTTTTATTCCACTTTCGGAGAAATTATTTGGCTCCGATTGAAACTCCTAACTTTCTGTTTCATATTATGCTTAGTGGTTTAGCTTGTAACCTTTTTTCTcctgttaatttttttcaaagttgattaatattttggGTTAGAATTTGGTGGCATTTAAGCTTGAAGTGttaattattgatttatttctgTGATTATGTTGAATTGGTGAGTTGAACTAACATCCTTTGCGGCTTAGTTATTAGATTTTGTTGTATTTaagaacttttttattttatgccgGGGTGCCGATTCTTTGCTAGTTTTGAGTTAACTTCTTTCGGTTGTATGATCAGATTTTGTTGAGTTTAAGAAATTTAGTGGATTTTCTAGCCAAACTCAATGAGCAGCGTAATATTACAAGTGATTCATATAATTTTCCGTGTACTTTTTCCTTGCACATACCATTCTTACCGACTCTTCGTTCAACATGACCAGCCCTATAGTTTACAAGTTCTAAGTTAACCATATTTCCTAGAATTACTTACCGCTTCATATCTGCAGGCTATCACTACTTCAGCAACCAACAAGGGTGAGCTTTTTCTGGGTGATGTGAACACTCAGTTGAAAAACAAGAATGTCACAACTGATATCAAAGTTGACACCGACTCCAATGTAAGTACACATCCGTTTatgtttcttttccttctatTTTGTTTTACTGGATCCTATTGAGGTTTTTATTGTAAATGCCTTaagtattttcatttttccttgcTTTTTGTTTGACGCCCACATGTCCTTTAGAAATAGTGTTAAATGTTCATTCAGATATAATGGAACTGAGGAGCTTTACTACATTAACAActgaataaattaattattttaatttactcATATTTTCTTGCTAAGTTGTGTTTACCAAAGGTTTGTTTTGTTATCAGCTGTCCACCACTATTACGGTTGATCAACCTGCTCCTGGCCTGAAGGCAATCTTTAGCTTCAAAGTTCCTGATCAGAGGTCTGGCAAGGTAGGACTGTTATATGTGGTAAAACTTGTGGGTCGATGCAGTTCACTCTGTGTAGTAAAGCATTTCATTAATCCGGGTCAGTTGTAGAATTGCTATctaatatgtgggtgattgttaaCAGGTGGAACTCCAATATCTGCATGACTTTGTGGGGATAAGCTCCAGTGTTGGTTTGACAGCCAACCCTATTGTTAACTTCTCCGGTGTTATTGGAACCAATCAGCTTGCACTTGGTACTGATCTGTCATTTGACACCAAGACTGGGATTTTGACTAAATGCAATGCTGGATTGAGCTTCTGCAATGCTGATCTAATTGCTGCATTGACCCTGTAAGTATTCTTTTGGTTGTCTAAGATTGGCTTGTTTGATTTTACGTATATTGGCCTCGTGATGTTGAACTTTTGGTGCATGGTGCGATAAAGATTAGTTTTCGTGATACAGGAATGATAAAGGTGACATCCTCAGTGCATCGTACTATCACAGTGTCAATCCCCTCTCCAACACAGCTGTTGGTGCCGAGGTGACTCACAGGTTTCCCACCAACGAGAATACCATCACTCTTGGCACCCAGCACGCCCTTGATCCATTGACAACCATTAAGGCACGTGTGAACAACTTTGGCAAGGCAAGTGCCCTGGTCCAGCACGAGTGGCGCCCAAAGTCATTTGTCACTGTTTCAGGAGAGGTAGACACCAAGGCCATTGAGAAGAGCGCCAAGATTGGGTTGGCTCTCGCTCTCAAGCCATGAGCCGGGCTCATTGCTCACTGCGGCAGAGAGCAGAGGTAGAGCGTAGTATAGTTGTCTTTCCAGGCTGACTTCTATTCGGTTCTAAaatgtttgtttcttttttctcgGAACAAGTCCATATGGTAGAGGAAATCGATCTATTTTGTTGGCATCggtttgtaaaaataaaaatttgatggTTTCAGACATTCTGCTACCTTTTTTATGGCTGTGTTAGCGGAGGATGATGATGCCCGATAGAGTCTAAATTTTGTTGCCATTTTTCGTGTCCGTTTCGGTACTTTTTCTCCTCCTATAAGCAATGATATTTCGGGCTTCTTTTGCATCTTCAAATTGCCACATGGCTCGGCAAATATGTATTTGAAGAATCGTATTTGTATAATccgttggagatgctctaattaaaacaaaaccataTATAATTAGGtgaccaaaaaatgaaaataaggtttcctagtttttgAAATCTCTCCCAAATCTCACAGGGCTTTCCTttctaatttcccacttaaagTTGGAACCCTTACATAGGCTGGAATTACATATTCAAAGCGTCCCCATTGATCCCCTCTTTAATTCTCTTGTTTTGTCTTCTTGCTACGGATGGTGGAGCTTGAAGAAGTTGTAGTTAGTTTCTGTCTTCAAGAGGGTCGAATTGCGTGGAATAAATATGAGCCTCttcaatttaatgaaaatatttttgccaGCAGCAGATAAAAGTCCACGTATCACCTCTAAAATTTttcgattgttttttttttaccaccGCATTATGTTTTTCTCTTCCAAGAAGAGAGTTTTTCTCTCCTTGTGAGAGCCTTTCTTATCAGTGTTTGAATGTTCCCCGTTTTGTCCCTCCCATAGCCGCCGACCCTAGCTATGGCCAGGGTCGGTGGCAgtcatcttcttctccttttccagttttcttttcctttccttctCCCTGAGCTTCTGTTTCCCCCTCTCCAGGGGCCTGATCATCATTTTTTTCCAACTTCTTGTGCCCCTGATTTCTCTGTCTGTAGCCCCTTTTTCCTTGATTTCCTTCCTCCCTTCCACTTCCTTTCCacttttccccctttttttcttcattctctcctcccttccactttccttcttccttccttccacTTTTTTTCCTTGAGCCGTTTCTtcatttttccctttctttgcatcttctttccatttttttctcatttttcctCCACTTTCCTCGCCACTTCACTCCATCTTCAACCCAATTAGCCCCATGCTTCTTCGACTTCACATCCTGGTTTGGCTTCTACATCTTTGTACTGCGATTTTTCGCGTTTTACCCGGAAGATGTGTAGAGTTTTTGCTCGGGTGTTCACATCACCTCCTTCCTTGGGATTGCCTTTGATGGCACTATTGTTAGTGGGTGCTCTTTCCCACTGGCTTCCTTCTTTTTGGGTTTCACTTTGTGGGCCCTGTTGCTAACAGGTTGCTTCTTCCTGCCAGCTTCTTTCGATATGTAGCAGCTACCGGTGCGGTGCTCGGCGGTGTTTGGGGATTTGTTTTGGGGTTCTTTTTTCACTCAGTTTTCTTCTAGTTTTGGGGCTCTGTTCAACTTCTTTTCAGGTGTGTGCAGGGAACATTTGTTTCTGTTGGTTGGTAAGCGGCTTTCTGGCGACGGCGGGTTGAAGCTGCTAGGGTTTGTTTTGGACCCAAACTTTTATTTTGGGCTCTTTAGCTGCTTCTGAGGTCCTTTTTGTTTATGTGTATATATCTTGGCCTTTTCTTATGTAATTATTGTGTTGAAATAAAACaacttttcaccaaaaaaaaaaaagagcaagtTACACAAAAAACCATATTTGTTGAGGAGAAAAATCACAATACGTTTCCCAGTTCTCAAAACTAGTAATTCCAAATCTGACAAGGATTTCAAATTTCCCACGTAAATTAGGAATCCCTGTAAAATCTCGTACATAACCATAGAATCCCTATAAAATATACAAGTCCGATTGAAATACTGATAATTTACAACTAGTTTACGAACTAAATCAAAGGCATCATGGCAAGCATGCTCTCTTCTCTTGCTCTCGTCGTGTGTGTACTGTGTTTTTCGGCATTGATTCCGCAGGCTACCCCCGCCCCGTTCCTCTTCCCGGAAGCTCAGTCCACCATCGTCCCCGACCCTTCAACCTTCTTTGCCTCGAACCTCCTCTCATCCCCGCTCCCCACCAACTCCTTCTTCCAAAACTTTGTCCTCGGCAATGGCGATCAACCTGAATACATCCACCCCTACACCATCAGATCAGCCAACTCTTCTCTATCTCTTGCTTACCCGTCTTTCTCCTACACCTCTACCGTCGTATCCACAACCCCGTTCAAAGCCGACCTCACCATCGCCTCAACTTCAAATAGCAACGGTCACCATGTAGTCTCCGACTTCAATGATTTGAGTGTGACATTGGACTTTCCCTCCTCCAACCTCCGCTTCTACCTGGTTCGAGGAAGCCCCTTTCTCACCTGCTTTGTTTATCGTCCCACGTCGGTTTCTATATCGACCGATCATACTACTGTCTCGGCATCCTCAGCGAGTGGCTCGAGCACCAAGTTCATCGTCAAGCTCGACAATGATCACACATGGCTAATATATACATCCTCACCAACTGAATTTACTGACAGCGACTCATCCACGTTAACTCTTAAAGAATTTTCTGGGATTTTTCGTGTTGCTGTAATGCCAGATCCTGATCCTAAATCTGAGCAAGTTCTCGACCACTTCAGTTCTTGTTACCCGATTTCTGGTGCAGCTGTGCTCGAAAACTCAAATACTTTGTCGTATAAGTTCGAAAAGATAGGTGGAGACTTGCTTATGCTAGCTCATCCTCTACATCTCAAGCTTCTGTCCAACGCCACAATTTTGCAAGATTTTAAGTACAAAAGCATCGACGGGGATTTGATTGGCGTTGTGGGTGATTCGTGGGTGTTAGCACCGAAGCCTATTCCAGTCACATGGAATTCCGTTGGAGGTGTAAAAAAGGATTCGTTTTCAGAGATCATATCTGCGCTTCGTCGAGATGTTGACGCTCTTAGTTCAACAGAATCAACTACCACGTCTTCATACTTTTACGGGAAACTAGTTGCTAGAGCTGCGAGGCTGGCTCTGATCGCCGAGGAGGTAGCCTGTCCTGATGTAATCCCTGCGATTAGGACATTCTTGAGCAATAAAATCGAGCCGTGGTTGGATAGTACTTTTAGCGGCAACGGATTCTTGCATGATAAAACATGGGGTGGACTTGTTACCAAATCCTCCACAACTGATCCAGCTGCAGATTTCGGGTTTGGTCTTTACTCCGATCACCATTTTCATCTGGGGTACTTTATATACGGAATTTCCGTGTTAGCAAAGATTGATCCTGCATGGGGAGAGAAGTACAGGCCTCAAGCTTACTCACTCGTGGAGGATTTTCTCAACAAGGACAAGCAATCGAATCCAAATTACACGCGTCTGAGATGCTTTGATCTTTATAAGTTGCATTCGTGGGCGGCAGGGTTGACAGAATTCGCAGACGGGAGGAATCAAGAGAGTACGAGTGAGGCAGTTAATGCGTACTATGCAGCTGCTTTAATGGGGAAAGCGTATAAAGATACGCAACTTGAGGCCACCGGTTCGCTGCTTACTACATTGGAAATTCAGGCAGCTCAAATGTGGTGGCATgtgagagagggaggagagaatCAAATTTACGAGCAAGATTTCACGAAGGAGAATCGGGTTGTGGGAGTTTTATGGTCGACCAGGAGAGACAGCGGGCTTTGGTTTGCGACTGCGGAGGCAAAAGAAATCAGACTTGGAATCCAAATGGTGCCTGTTTTGCCAGCTACTGAGGTATTGTTCTCTGATGTCGGGTTTGCTAGTGAGCTAGTGAACTGGGCATCGCCGGCGCTCGGCAGGGCGGGAGTCACGGAAGCATGGAAAGGATTTGTGTATGCATTACAAGGGATGTACGACAAAGAAGGCGCTTTGGAGAAGATTAGAAGCTTGGAAGAATTCGACGATGGAAACTCCCGCAGCAATCTCTTATGGTGGATTCACAGTAGATCAACTTTTGTTGGTTAATTTCTTCTTgtacgagttttttttttttttattgtttaatttcATATTCTTTTCCGTAATTTTTTTAACGATCCAAATCTTTTATGTTTGAACACTTCATTCATTTATGatccatgcaaaaaaaaaaaaaaaacctacataAATCCAAAACATTAAGACATTCAATTGTAGTGACAAAATCAAATGAATACGGTcccttaaataaaaaaaacctaaaataaCTACCATTTAAGCCAACGGTCATTTGATCTCaattttaaagtaatttttGGTAGATAATCTTTGACCAAAACCTTAGTTATAGTTTAagaatacatatacatacatacatacatacatacatacatataaaaatattaaacagGATTTTGTCACACGAACTAAGTATCTAATTGCAGTAAGCATCAGGAAGAGAGTAAAGCGATTCTTTAATTTGTACTATAATTGACAGAACAATCCGAAGCTGGTATAAATGAGAGTCAAGTCTACGATAATCATACACAAAAACTACTGGCATCATTCTTTTGAGTTAGGTTTAGGCGATTTTCGAGGATAATATGGAGACGCCGGAGGACCATTTGGGCTTGACAAGCTCCTTACGGGCTGTCCGTTTCTCGGCATGAATACTGCCTGCGTTCTGATGCCGTTCTTATAACTCGAGTGGGACCTCGAACGAGCTGCTTGTATGGTTTGGAAGTGGTAGGAAGAACTGGCCATATCCTTGAGGTTTGGTAGAggctttagggcttccacaactTCACTCATCATTGGTCTAGCTTTCGGGTCACGACTGAGGCAGTGGGCGGCAAGCTGGACTGCTTTTTGTGCACCTTTAATCGAAAAATGACCTTCAAGACGGGGGTCAATTAACTGGAATAACCTCCTCTTGTCGCCAAAGAGTTGTCTCGCCCACTGCACAAGATTGTGCTCCCCATTTGGTCTATTTTTGTCCATGGATCTTCTGCCGTTTAACATTTCGAGCAGGACTACTCCAAAACTATAGACATCGCTCTTTGATGTCAAATGTCCTAAAGCAAAAAGCCATGTTAGAACTTAGTAATTCTAGCACACGATTAAGCATActacataataaaaaatataaataactaaaaagatTACAAAAGTAGATGGCCTAAGTATGCAATTACTTATCAGAAGCCAAAACCCGATAAAATGCTAAGTACTTATGTTTTATCCTATCTCTTTGCATATTCGATGGAGTTGACTTTATAGAACTTGCAAAACTATTAAATGCTGAAGATGATTGTTATCAGACTCACCAGTCATCACATACTCTGGGGCTGCATAACCATAGGTTCCCATGACTCGCGTCGAAACATGAGTTTTATCACCCTCAGGACCATCTTTCGCAAGTCCGAAATCCGAAAGCTtggcattgtaatcctaaaataACACATTCCATTTTCAGAAGAGAATAGGAGTAGGGAAAGAAATGTAGTTGATGCTCAGTTATTGTCACTCACTGCATCTAATAGGATATTAGATGTTTTGAAGTCACGGTATATGACCGGTTTTTGAACTTCTTCATGAAGAAAGGCAAGACCCTTTGCAGCACCGAGTGCAATTCTCATTCTAATAGACCACGGAAGAGGCAGGGACCCTGCTTGTTACCAAGGATCAATAGGCAACCATTAACAATACAGAACAACACAAATTCAACAGCTAGTTTCAATATACATGCAATTATCAAAGAATGTGAAAGGACCGGTTGCTTACTTCTGAAGAGGTGGTTTTCCAAACTTCCCCTAGGCAAAAACTCATAGACCAACAACCTCTGATCATCTTCAATCGAGTAACCAATCAATTTTACCAAATTAGGATGGATGAGATCACCAAGAAAATAAATTTCAGCCTGAAATATGatgaaaaaaaaggatttaGATACAATTTAAACCGAAAAGGTGAGTTGCATGTAGTCTAAGAGGTAAGTTAAAAAGCAGTTATAATCGTAAAGTTGAGGGATAGTGAAGCCATACAAGCCATTCTTTGTGACCCTGAAGTCCATCATGGTTGAGGGTCTTAACTGCAACCGTCAGCCCGGTACCAGGTTTCACAGGAGCAGTTCCATTCTCCTCAACCCAACCTTTAAATACACAACCAAATCCACCCTCACCAAGAAGACTTTCCGGTCTGAAGTTCCTAGTCGCCAACTTAAGTTCACTAAATGTGAATTTTCG encodes:
- the LOC137749394 gene encoding pectate lyase-like, with the protein product MASKLNLAFLMISFCMLVPNLKAETQNDTLNIAEFDSVWQQRALKAQKAALKAYQPNPERVTEDFNESVEMTIIEDDHDDDHAAGNSTGRHLLGKRYTGPCKATNPIDRCWRCQANWADNRKHLASCVKGFGRKTRGGKKGAYYIVTDPSDDSIQDPKPGTLRHAVIQKQPLWIIFARSMVIRLTQELIVTSHKTIDARGANVHIAHGAGITLQFVQNVIIHGLRIHDTVPGNGGMIRDSVDHIGIRTQSDGDGISIYGSSNIWLDHLSMWNCADGLIDAIQGSTAITISNSHFTRHNDVMLFGSSDGFSGDAIMQITVAFNHFGKGLIQRMPRCRWGFIHVVNNDYTHWIMYAIGGSSHPTIISQGNRFIAPPNQAAKEVTKRDYAPESVWKSWQWRSEGDLMLNGAFFVQSGVPNKNHGFGKLDVMKARPGTYVSRLTRFAGSLKCNVGHPC
- the LOC137749395 gene encoding outer plastidial membrane protein porin-like, coding for MVGPGLYTDIGKKARDLLYKDYRSDKKFTITTFSPTGVAITTSATNKGELFLGDVNTQLKNKNVTTDIKVDTDSNLSTTITVDQPAPGLKAIFSFKVPDQRSGKVELQYLHDFVGISSSVGLTANPIVNFSGVIGTNQLALGTDLSFDTKTGILTKCNAGLSFCNADLIAALTLNDKGDILSASYYHSVNPLSNTAVGAEVTHRFPTNENTITLGTQHALDPLTTIKARVNNFGKASALVQHEWRPKSFVTVSGEVDTKAIEKSAKIGLALALKP
- the LOC137749207 gene encoding glucan endo-1,3-beta-D-glucosidase-like → MASMLSSLALVVCVLCFSALIPQATPAPFLFPEAQSTIVPDPSTFFASNLLSSPLPTNSFFQNFVLGNGDQPEYIHPYTIRSANSSLSLAYPSFSYTSTVVSTTPFKADLTIASTSNSNGHHVVSDFNDLSVTLDFPSSNLRFYLVRGSPFLTCFVYRPTSVSISTDHTTVSASSASGSSTKFIVKLDNDHTWLIYTSSPTEFTDSDSSTLTLKEFSGIFRVAVMPDPDPKSEQVLDHFSSCYPISGAAVLENSNTLSYKFEKIGGDLLMLAHPLHLKLLSNATILQDFKYKSIDGDLIGVVGDSWVLAPKPIPVTWNSVGGVKKDSFSEIISALRRDVDALSSTESTTTSSYFYGKLVARAARLALIAEEVACPDVIPAIRTFLSNKIEPWLDSTFSGNGFLHDKTWGGLVTKSSTTDPAADFGFGLYSDHHFHLGYFIYGISVLAKIDPAWGEKYRPQAYSLVEDFLNKDKQSNPNYTRLRCFDLYKLHSWAAGLTEFADGRNQESTSEAVNAYYAAALMGKAYKDTQLEATGSLLTTLEIQAAQMWWHVREGGENQIYEQDFTKENRVVGVLWSTRRDSGLWFATAEAKEIRLGIQMVPVLPATEVLFSDVGFASELVNWASPALGRAGVTEAWKGFVYALQGMYDKEGALEKIRSLEEFDDGNSRSNLLWWIHSRSTFVG
- the LOC137707632 gene encoding serine/threonine-protein kinase PBL34-like; this encodes MGLVVNPSKVESWDKSSKSKGRKKKDDAVEETGCWVKLRFGTCMPSRSKVDSSITGTSVSYAETKSSNEKSRDRELTRGGSSTTTSNAGSTTSTPYFSEELKVASQLRKFTFSELKLATRNFRPESLLGEGGFGCVFKGWVEENGTAPVKPGTGLTVAVKTLNHDGLQGHKEWLAEIYFLGDLIHPNLVKLIGYSIEDDQRLLVYEFLPRGSLENHLFRRSLPLPWSIRMRIALGAAKGLAFLHEEVQKPVIYRDFKTSNILLDADYNAKLSDFGLAKDGPEGDKTHVSTRVMGTYGYAAPEYVMTGHLTSKSDVYSFGVVLLEMLNGRRSMDKNRPNGEHNLVQWARQLFGDKRRLFQLIDPRLEGHFSIKGAQKAVQLAAHCLSRDPKARPMMSEVVEALKPLPNLKDMASSSYHFQTIQAARSRSHSSYKNGIRTQAVFMPRNGQPVRSLSSPNGPPASPYYPRKSPKPNSKE